DNA from Flavobacteriales bacterium:
GTGGATGCTGACGACAATGTGTACCTCATGGGTGCCATCCGGGGTGTGGTGGATTGGGGCAATGGCGTGGTGAGCGATGGACAGATCATCAGCCAGCGGAGCCTCACAGTGGTGGCCTTCGAGCCCTCGGGCATGCCGCAATGGGCGGTCACCAGCGAGCCTTCCGCGTGGTACGTATCGGCGCAGACCGCCACGGTCATGGCCGAACCGGGTTCGGTGCATTTCAGCGCTCATGCGGCCGATCCCTTCACGATGGGTCCCTTCACGGTAGGTGCGGAGGATCAGCAATCCGTCGTGCTGGGCCGGATCACGGAGGTGACCACGGGGCTGGAGGCTGTGGTGGCCTCAACAGGCCTGCAGGGCTGGCCGAACCCGGCCTCGGACGTGCTCTTCGTTGAGTGGCCAGGGAGCACCGCGATGAGCGGGACCCTGCTGAATGCCGCAGGTCAACAAGTGGAGCGCGTCACCTTGCAGCCTGGCCGGAACTCAGTGGATGTCCATGGGCTGCCTGCGGGTCTGTATCTGTTGCGCCTTGCGGATGGGGCCGCAACGCGGGTGGTGGTGGAATAGGGCCCTGGGGGAGTATCCAAGGATCAATATTCAATGGTCAATGACCAATTGGCGCTCGCGGACAATTGGTCATTGGAAATTAAGGATCGGATATTGATGATTCTCGATCTCACTCCTCTCAGAAGAAGTCGCTGTCGATGCGCTTCACAGCGTAGGTGCGTTGGGTGGTTACGCTGAGGTCGTGGTCGATACCTTGGTGCCATGATCAACTGGCAGCTCTTTCCCAAGTCCAATTCGATCCCAGAGCATCTGCTTCGAGTAGTTGAGGTTTTCAGGGGTGCTGAGTCCAAGATCGGTTCAAGCAGCAAGAAGCTCAGCAGCGATGACGTCTTGTCCAAAGATGCGGATGGATTGGAGGGATGTGGATTCAAGGTTGAGCGCAGCAAGCGAGGACCGGATAAGATACGTGTTCCTGTACTGTTCGGAAGGAACGGAAGGCTTGAGAAGGCATTCGATGCTGATGGGTATAACATGGACACTCGAACGGTGATCGAGGTGGAGGCTGGTCGAGGCGTGTTGAACAATCAATTCCTGAAGGACTTGTTCCAAGCCTGCATGATGCATGATGTGGACAATCTGGTGATAGCCGTTCGGAATACCTATCAGAAGGTGGAGGACTTTGAGGTCGTGACGACCTTTTTCGAGACCCTGTATGCCAGTGGTAGACTTCAGCTTCCCTTGAAGAACATTCTGATCATCGGATACTGATATCCTTTCTTGTTCAGTGGGATCCCCCGCGTGAGGGAGCGCAGCGGCAGCCTGCTGAAGGCGAGCCGTTGGCGTGGCCCGAGCGAGGAGGCTGCGAGGAACGAGCAGCCCCCGGAGCTGCTGTCCACGCCCGGCGAGACGAAGCAGCTACAGCGAAGCACCCGACCCCGCTGCTCTTGAGCGGGGGCACGCCCAGGATCCTCAATCCCTGTTCCTCGCCTGTATCTCCTTGCGGACCCTGTACAACCGCTCGCTGAAGCCGCCTTCCTTTTCGAAGGCAAGCACCTGGCTTTCCACCTGCTTATCCAATAGGTGGATGGCGATCTTGCAGAGCGTCTGGCCTGCGTTGGCGCTGATCTCCGCGTAGGCCCGGTCCTTCACGGTGCGCGGCGTGCGTGCGGTGCGCGGCCCTTCGACAGCCTGCATGCGCTGTTCCTTCTCGCGCTCCCACACCGCTTTGATCCAGCGGGCCACTTCGTCGGCATCCTTGCAACGCGCATTGCTCAGTTCCTTGCGGCGTGGGTCCATCGGCTCCCACAGCGGTAGCTTGCGGTGCTCCAGGAACGACTCGTAGTCCTTCCGCAGTTCATCAATGCTGGCCCGCGCCACATTGGTCAGGTTCAATTCCAATTTCCTGGTGGTGGCACTCAGCTTGCTGCCCTCGGCGATGTTGCGCTCGCCGCTGCGCGCAGCCTGCTCCATCTGGTCATCCGTGCGGCTGCCCGCCGGGATATAGCGGTCCACGAAGCGCACGGTCACATCGTAGAGCAGCTTGGCCACCTGGTAGCTCACCAGCTTCTCATATCCGCCGCTGGGTTGGAGGATTTGCGGGCGTTGGGGCGCGGGCTTCTCCATGGTTCTAAATGTAGTTCTGGTTCTTCAGAATGGACTCGAATGGACGCAAATGGCCCACCTCCCACCTACCATCCCCACAGGTCCATTTCCGTCCATTCGAGTCCATTGAATTTGTGCCCGCCCTTAGGTTCTGCGGTTCGCCAGCAGCACCGGCGCCTGCCCGTCGAAGGGGTTGTCCATCCGCCCGATGCTCTTCGCATCCATGCCGGCGGCGCGCATCACGGTGCGGTCGCCGAAGCGCTTGCGGATCTTGTCCATGGCCTGGTAGAGGTTCATCGCCTCCTCGGTGTCGGTGAACACGTTCATCTGGTGCCCGCCGCCCACCAGGTGACTGAAGCGCACGCCGATCATGCGGATGCGCTGCCGCCGGTCATACAGCGTGCGGAACTGCTCGTGCACCACGGGCAGGATCAGGTGGTCGCACGCCGTGTAGGGGATGCGCTGCTGCTTCAGGTGCGTGTTGAAGTCGGCGTAGCGGATCTTCACGGCCACGCAGCTGGTGAGCTTGCCGCCCTTGCGCAGCTGGAAGGCGAGGCTCTCGGCCATGGCGGTGAGCATGCCCTTCAGCTTCACTACATCGATGGTGTCGCGCTCGAAGGTGCGCTCGGTGCTGATGCTCTTGCGCTCGTGCCAGGCCACCACGGGACTGTCGTCAATGCCGTTGGCCTTGCGCCACAGCACCGGCCCGTGCTCGCCCAGCAGCCGTTGCATCAGGTCCATGGGCACCTCCTGCAGGGTGTGGATCTTCGCCACGCCCATGCTGCGCAACAGGTGCGCCGTCTTCTCGCCCACGCCGGGGATGCGCTCGATGGGCATCGGCGCCAGGAAGGGCTTCTCGGTGCCGCGCTCCACGTACCATTCGCCGGCGCCGTTCTTGGCCTCGCCGGTGGCCACCTTGCTCACCGTCTTGTTGATGCTCAGCCCGAAGCTGTTCGGGAGCCCGCTCTCCTTCATGATGCGTTGCCGGAGCTCGGCCGCCAGCTTGCGGCTGCCGTGGAACCGGTCGGTGCCGCTCAGGTCCACGTAGAACTCGTCCACGCTGCTCTTCTCGAAGAGCGGCACGCTGGCGCGGATGATCTCGGTCACCTCGTCGCTCTTCTTCAGGTAAGCGCCGCTGTCGCCGCGCAGGATGATCGCCTCGGGGCACAGCTGCTTGGCCATCTTCATGGGCATGGCGCTGCGCACTCCGAAGGCGCGGGCCTCGTAGCTGCAGCTGGCCACCACGCCGCGGTCGCTGTCGCTGCCGATGAGAACGGGCTTTCCATTCAGCTTCGGCTCGTGCAGGCGTTCCACGGAAACGAAGAAGGTATTGAGGTCGAGGTGGAGGATGGTGCGCTCGCTGTTCTTCATTCGTCAGGTCGATGACGTGCGTCGACGTTACAGGTGCGTTGGATGGGAGTCGATGGTTGGCCGCCAGCCGGGCTGTCCGCGTTAGCTGCCTCGGCTCAACGGGCGTGCTTGCCGCTCCGGTGGCTTCTCCCGGGCCTTGGTCCGGGATGGTCGCCTCCTCGCCGGCAGCACGCCTGCGCTTCGCCTTCGGCAGGCTATCACTTCCACCCCTGACGGATTGACGCATAAGCCGTCAAGGAAGCGGCGAATAAGATAGCAGGCCGGTCCGCCTCCAGCAACGCCCGTCGCCGGCGAACCTCTTGATGGCTTGGTTGTTCGCCCTCCGTTCGCACCCAACCAGCGCCTACCTTTGCCACGCAATCTTGTTTAGACGAATTCTAAATAAGGTCGACAAGCGATGATCAAGGTCTCCGAACCCGCCAAGGCGGAAGTCACCAAGCTCCTGGGCCAGGAGGGCCGCGGCCCCAACCACTTCGTGCGCGTGGGCGTGAAGGGCGGCGGATGCAGCGGCCTGATGTACGACCTCACCTTCGACGACCAGCTGAAGGATGGCGACAAGGTCTTCGAGGACAACGGCGTGAAGGTGGTGGTGGACAAGAAGAGCCTGCTCTATCTGTTGGGCACCACCCTCGATTTCAGCGGCGGCCTCAATGGCAAGGGCTTCCAGTTCATCAACCCCAACGCCAACCGTACGTGCGGCTGTGGCGAGAGCTTCTCTATTTGAGGTTCACTACAGAGGCACTAAGAGCACAGAGGAAATCCAATGACAAAGTCCACAAGAGCAGCACGGTCGAACAGGGAATTCGCATTCTCTGTGTCCTCTGTGCCTCTGTGGTAAAGTACTCATGGCACAAGACACCGACGATATCCTCCGCGAGGTCACCGAAAAGGAGTACGCCTACGGTTTCGTCACGGACATCGAGAGCGAAAAGGCGCCCAAGGGCCTCAGCGAGGACATCGTGCGCTTCATCAGCGCCAAGAAGAACGAGCCCGAATGGATGCTCGAGTGGCGCTTGGATGCCTTCCGCCTGTGGCAGAAGATGGAAGAGCCCGAGTGGGCGCACATCCACTATCCCAAGATCGACTACCAGAACGCCTACTACTACAGCGCGCCGAAAAAGAAGCCCCAGCTCAACAGCCTGGATGAGGCCGACCCCGAGCTGGTGAAGACCTTCGAGAAGCTGGGCATCAGCCTCGAAGAGCAGAAGCGCCTGGTGGGCGTGGCGGTGGACGTGGTGTTCGACAGCGTGAGCGTGAAGACGACCTTCAAGGAGACGCTGAAGGAGAAGGGCATCATCTTCTGCGCGTTCAGCGAGGCCGTACACGAGCACCCCGAACTGGTGAAGAAGTACATCGGCAGCGTGGTGCCGCGCACGGACAACTACTTCGCCGCGCTCAACAGCGCCGTGTTCAGCGATGGCAGCTTCTGCTACATCCCGCCGGGCGTGCGCTGCCCCATGGAGCTCAGCACCTACTTCCGCATCAACGAGGCCATGACCGGCCAGTTCGAGCGCACGCTGCTGATCGCCGATGAGGGCGCGTACGTGAGCTACCTCGAAGGCTGCACCGCCCCCATCCGCGACGAGCACCAGTTGCACGCCGCCGTGGTGGAACTGGTGGCGTTGAAGGACGCCGAGATCAAGTACAGCACCGTCCAGAACTGGTACCCCGGCGACAAGGAGGGCAAGGGCGGCATCTACAACTTCGTCACCAAGCGCGGCCTCTGCCTGGGCGAACGCAGCAAGATCAGCTGGACGCAGGTGGAGACCGGCAGCGCCATCACCTGGAAGTACCCGAGCTGCGTGCTCAAAGGCGACTATAGCACCGGCGAGTTCTACAGCGTGGCGGTGACCAACAACCGCCAGCAGGCCGACACCGGCACCAAGATGGTCCACATCGGCAAGGGCACGAAGAGCACCATCGTGAGCAAGGGCATCAGCGCCGGCCTCAGCAACAACAGCTACCGCGGCCTGGTGAAGATCGGCCGGGGCGCGAAGGGCGCGCGCAACTTCAGCCAGTGCGATTCGTTGCTGCTCGGCGACCGCTGCGGCGCGCACACCTTCCCCTACATCGAGAGCGAGAACCCGACCGCCATGGTGGAGCACGAGGCCACCACGAGCAAGATCGGCGAGGACCAGATCTTCTACCTCAACCAGCGGGGCATCGAGACGGAGAAGGCCGTGAGCCTGATCGTGAACGGCTATTGCAAGGAGGTGCTGAACCAGTTGCCGATGGAATTCGCGGTGGAAGCGCAGAAGCTTCTTGCCGTTTCTCTCGAAGGGTCGGTTGGATAGGTAGTTGGGCGTACCCCCGTCCCAAATGCGGCCGGGGTCGCGTGCTTCGCTGTAGTTGCCTCGGTTCAGCGGGCATGGCTCCGTCTCCGGTGGCTTCCTCCGGTCGCCTCCTCGCTCGCGCCATGCCTGCGCTTCACCTTCGGCAAGCTGCCGCTCCGCCCGCTCACGCGCCACACCAAGACTTACTGCACTACCCAAGCCCGAGCGGTTCCACTACCTTTGTTACATCATGGAATGGCGCGATCACATCGTATCCGATAAAGAGGTGCTGCATGGTAAGCCGGTGATCAAAGGCACACGCATCTCCGTGGAGCTGATCCTGGAACTGCTCGCCGAAGGATGGTCCGAGGCGCAGGTGCTCGAAAGTTACCCGAACATCACAGCGGAAGACCTGAAGGCCGTGTTCGCTTATCTCCGTGATGGGATGCACCAAGCGATGTATCTGCCCCTGCGCCGCACTGCCTGATGCACTTCCTGGCCAACGAGAACTTCCCCGCTCCGGGCATCGCCCTGCTCCGCAGTGCAGGGTACGACCTCACCAGCATTCGCGAGACGGCTCCGGGTGTCTCGGACCATGTGGTGATAGCCATGGCACGAACCGAAAGCCGTGTGATCCTGACGTTTGACAAAGACTACGGGGAGATCATCTTCAAGGAAGGGATCGAAAACCCGCCTGCTGTCGTGTTCTTCCGTCATCGCGGCAAGGACCCATTGGCCGCAGCCACCCTGTTGCTCGATCTGTTGGCACAAGGCACTGCTATCCTTGGCCGGTTCACGGTGATCGAAGAAGGCGGTCTGCGGCAACGTACCTATTGAGCATGCCTGGGCCGCGATGTTCATTGAGCGCTTGTAGGCCGAATACACAGGCAATGCGATCTGGTGGTAACGAGCATGCCTCACGGTCGTTGAGTCAGTGATGACTCCTCGCAACGTACACCCGTTGCATATCTTCGATATACCGGAGACCCTTGCCGTCCTCGGTTCTTGGCATGAAACGAATGATCATGTTGTGCGTTGGCATTGCGACCTTGTATGTCGCCGGTGCTGCCAAAGTGCTGACTGCCGAAGGGGTGAAGACGGCCAATGCCAATATCACCGCCTCCGAATTGATCGAGACCAACGAGAAGGCGGTGAACGAGGTGTACCTGGCCACCATTGGTAAGGATGTGGATGGCTTCACGACCACCCAAGCCGTTGACCTATTCGCGATCGCCAACCAATGCCCGATGGTTGGCGGCAACGCAGTGTTCAAAGCCCGCTCGCTCTACTGGCTCATCGATGACAGCTACGACTTCGATGACCAGGCACTCTGTCTCCAACATGGTATCCTTGTCAAGAGCCTGACCGCTCTGCCGATCAATGCGGTCACCGTGGTGCCTAACCCCGCCGTTGACGAAGCCACACTGGTGCTCGACCGCGAAT
Protein-coding regions in this window:
- a CDS encoding four helix bundle suffix domain-containing protein; protein product: MEKPAPQRPQILQPSGGYEKLVSYQVAKLLYDVTVRFVDRYIPAGSRTDDQMEQAARSGERNIAEGSKLSATTRKLELNLTNVARASIDELRKDYESFLEHRKLPLWEPMDPRRKELSNARCKDADEVARWIKAVWEREKEQRMQAVEGPRTARTPRTVKDRAYAEISANAGQTLCKIAIHLLDKQVESQVLAFEKEGGFSERLYRVRKEIQARNRD
- the dinB gene encoding DNA polymerase IV, which encodes MKNSERTILHLDLNTFFVSVERLHEPKLNGKPVLIGSDSDRGVVASCSYEARAFGVRSAMPMKMAKQLCPEAIILRGDSGAYLKKSDEVTEIIRASVPLFEKSSVDEFYVDLSGTDRFHGSRKLAAELRQRIMKESGLPNSFGLSINKTVSKVATGEAKNGAGEWYVERGTEKPFLAPMPIERIPGVGEKTAHLLRSMGVAKIHTLQEVPMDLMQRLLGEHGPVLWRKANGIDDSPVVAWHERKSISTERTFERDTIDVVKLKGMLTAMAESLAFQLRKGGKLTSCVAVKIRYADFNTHLKQQRIPYTACDHLILPVVHEQFRTLYDRRQRIRMIGVRFSHLVGGGHQMNVFTDTEEAMNLYQAMDKIRKRFGDRTVMRAAGMDAKSIGRMDNPFDGQAPVLLANRRT
- a CDS encoding iron-sulfur cluster assembly accessory protein → MIKVSEPAKAEVTKLLGQEGRGPNHFVRVGVKGGGCSGLMYDLTFDDQLKDGDKVFEDNGVKVVVDKKSLLYLLGTTLDFSGGLNGKGFQFINPNANRTCGCGESFSI
- the sufB gene encoding Fe-S cluster assembly protein SufB; its protein translation is MAQDTDDILREVTEKEYAYGFVTDIESEKAPKGLSEDIVRFISAKKNEPEWMLEWRLDAFRLWQKMEEPEWAHIHYPKIDYQNAYYYSAPKKKPQLNSLDEADPELVKTFEKLGISLEEQKRLVGVAVDVVFDSVSVKTTFKETLKEKGIIFCAFSEAVHEHPELVKKYIGSVVPRTDNYFAALNSAVFSDGSFCYIPPGVRCPMELSTYFRINEAMTGQFERTLLIADEGAYVSYLEGCTAPIRDEHQLHAAVVELVALKDAEIKYSTVQNWYPGDKEGKGGIYNFVTKRGLCLGERSKISWTQVETGSAITWKYPSCVLKGDYSTGEFYSVAVTNNRQQADTGTKMVHIGKGTKSTIVSKGISAGLSNNSYRGLVKIGRGAKGARNFSQCDSLLLGDRCGAHTFPYIESENPTAMVEHEATTSKIGEDQIFYLNQRGIETEKAVSLIVNGYCKEVLNQLPMEFAVEAQKLLAVSLEGSVG
- a CDS encoding DUF433 domain-containing protein, whose protein sequence is MEWRDHIVSDKEVLHGKPVIKGTRISVELILELLAEGWSEAQVLESYPNITAEDLKAVFAYLRDGMHQAMYLPLRRTA
- a CDS encoding DUF5615 family PIN-like protein translates to MHFLANENFPAPGIALLRSAGYDLTSIRETAPGVSDHVVIAMARTESRVILTFDKDYGEIIFKEGIENPPAVVFFRHRGKDPLAAATLLLDLLAQGTAILGRFTVIEEGGLRQRTY